A stretch of the Streptococcus himalayensis genome encodes the following:
- the ppc gene encoding phosphoenolpyruvate carboxylase: protein MTLQRLESFSNKEMIEEEVGILTTLLDEITKNMLKPATFEKILTLNKLSKAADYQGLSDLVEGLSNEEMVVISRYFAILPLLINISEDVDLAYEINHQNNINADYLGKLSTTIDLVAETDNAKEILEHLNVVPVLTAHPTQVQRKSMLDLTNHIHGLLRKYRDVKMGLINKDKWYNDLRRYIEIIMQTDMIREKKLKVTNEITNVMEYYDSSFLQAVPHLTNEYKRLASEKGIELDNPRPITMGMWIGGDRDGNPFVTAETLRQSAMTQCQVVMEHYEKKVFSLYREFSLSTSIVNTSEAVAEMARLSQDSSVFREKEPYRRAFFYIQTKLKNTKEFLLNVGQEEPRYATVAEFKDDLLAIKESLLENKGEALVSGDFTELLQAVDVFGFYLASIDMRQDSSVHEACVAELLKSAGIVDNYSELSEDEKCQILLEELTNDPRILSATHLEKSDLLQKELEIFQTARELKDKLGDNVIRQTIISHATSVSDLLELAIMHKEVGLVNKDTARVQIVPLFETIEDLDNSYDTMKKYLSLPLAQKWIAANHHYQEIMLGYSDSNKDGGYLSSCWTLYKAQQQLTAIGDEFGVKITFFHGRGGTVGRGGGPTYQAITSQPLRSINDRIRLTEQGEVIGNKYGNKDAAYYNLEMLVSAAINRMITEKKSDTSTSNRYESIMDEIVANSYRIYRDLVFGNEHFYDYFFESSPIKAISSFNIGSRPAARKTITEIGGLRAIPWVFSWSQSRVMFPGWYGVGSSFKAFIDQDPENIHFLRKMYKNWPFFQSLLSNVDMVLSKSNMNIAFEYAQLCEDEEVQAIYHTILDEWQLTKEVILAIEGYDDLLAENPYLKASLDYRMPYFNILNYIQLELIKRQRRGELSADQERLIHITINGIATGLRNSG, encoded by the coding sequence ATGACATTACAACGTCTAGAAAGTTTTAGCAATAAAGAGATGATTGAAGAGGAAGTTGGAATTCTGACTACTCTGCTGGATGAGATTACAAAAAACATGTTAAAACCAGCCACTTTTGAGAAAATTCTGACCCTAAATAAACTCTCAAAGGCAGCTGATTATCAAGGGTTAAGTGATCTGGTCGAAGGGTTGAGCAATGAAGAAATGGTCGTAATTTCTCGTTATTTTGCCATTTTGCCCCTGCTCATTAACATATCAGAAGATGTTGATTTGGCCTATGAAATCAATCATCAAAACAATATCAATGCAGATTATCTTGGGAAGCTCTCCACAACGATTGATTTGGTTGCTGAGACGGACAATGCCAAGGAAATCTTGGAGCATTTGAATGTGGTTCCAGTCTTAACAGCACACCCAACACAGGTTCAGCGTAAGAGCATGCTGGATTTGACCAATCATATCCATGGCTTGCTTCGGAAGTACCGTGATGTGAAGATGGGATTGATTAACAAGGATAAATGGTACAATGACCTTCGCCGTTACATCGAAATCATCATGCAGACTGATATGATTCGGGAGAAAAAGCTCAAGGTAACCAATGAAATCACCAATGTCATGGAATACTATGATAGCTCTTTCTTGCAGGCAGTCCCTCATCTGACCAATGAATACAAACGTTTGGCGAGTGAAAAGGGAATTGAATTAGACAATCCACGACCTATTACCATGGGAATGTGGATTGGAGGAGACCGCGATGGCAATCCATTTGTAACAGCAGAAACCTTGAGACAATCAGCCATGACCCAGTGTCAAGTGGTCATGGAGCATTACGAGAAAAAAGTCTTTAGTCTGTATCGAGAGTTCTCTCTTTCCACAAGTATCGTCAATACCAGCGAAGCTGTTGCAGAAATGGCTCGTTTGTCTCAGGACAGCTCTGTCTTTCGTGAAAAAGAACCCTATCGCCGTGCCTTTTTCTACATTCAGACAAAATTAAAAAATACGAAGGAATTCTTGCTGAATGTGGGTCAAGAAGAACCTCGCTATGCAACGGTTGCAGAATTCAAAGATGACTTGTTAGCCATTAAAGAATCTCTGTTAGAAAACAAGGGAGAAGCGCTAGTTTCAGGTGACTTCACAGAACTCTTGCAGGCAGTTGATGTGTTTGGCTTCTACCTGGCCTCCATTGATATGAGGCAGGATTCCAGCGTCCATGAAGCATGTGTGGCAGAATTGCTTAAGAGTGCAGGGATTGTGGACAATTACAGTGAATTGTCTGAAGATGAAAAATGCCAGATTTTACTAGAGGAATTGACCAATGACCCTCGGATTTTATCTGCCACCCATCTTGAAAAATCAGACTTACTGCAAAAGGAATTAGAAATTTTCCAAACAGCTCGCGAACTAAAAGATAAATTAGGAGATAATGTTATTCGCCAGACGATTATTTCCCATGCGACGAGCGTATCTGATTTGTTGGAACTTGCGATTATGCATAAGGAAGTCGGATTGGTCAATAAGGATACGGCGCGCGTGCAGATTGTCCCTCTCTTTGAAACGATTGAAGACTTGGATAATTCCTATGATACGATGAAAAAATACTTATCTCTTCCTTTGGCTCAGAAATGGATTGCCGCTAACCATCATTATCAAGAAATCATGCTAGGGTATTCTGATAGTAATAAGGATGGGGGTTATCTTTCTTCTTGCTGGACCTTGTACAAGGCTCAGCAGCAATTGACGGCTATTGGGGATGAATTTGGGGTGAAAATTACTTTCTTCCATGGTCGTGGAGGGACAGTTGGACGTGGAGGAGGTCCAACGTATCAGGCGATTACTTCTCAACCCCTTCGCAGTATCAATGACCGAATCCGTTTGACCGAGCAGGGAGAAGTAATTGGCAATAAATACGGCAACAAAGATGCTGCCTACTACAATCTGGAAATGCTAGTGTCTGCGGCTATTAACCGCATGATTACGGAAAAGAAAAGCGATACGAGCACCTCTAATCGCTATGAAAGCATAATGGATGAAATCGTGGCAAACAGCTACCGTATCTACCGCGATCTGGTCTTTGGCAATGAGCATTTCTACGATTATTTCTTTGAATCCAGTCCAATTAAGGCGATTTCTAGTTTCAATATTGGCTCTCGTCCGGCCGCTAGAAAAACTATCACCGAAATCGGTGGCCTTAGAGCCATCCCTTGGGTCTTTTCTTGGTCTCAAAGTCGGGTTATGTTCCCTGGTTGGTACGGGGTAGGTTCGAGCTTTAAGGCATTTATTGATCAAGATCCAGAGAATATCCATTTCCTTCGGAAGATGTATAAAAACTGGCCTTTCTTCCAATCTCTTTTATCAAATGTTGACATGGTTCTCTCCAAGTCCAACATGAACATTGCCTTTGAATATGCACAATTGTGTGAGGATGAGGAAGTACAGGCGATTTACCATACGATTTTAGACGAATGGCAATTAACGAAGGAAGTGATTTTAGCGATTGAAGGCTACGATGACTTGTTAGCGGAAAATCCATACTTAAAAGCGAGTTTAGACTACCGCATGCCTTATTTCAATATTCTCAACTACATTCAGTTGGAATTGATCAAGCGTCAACGCAGGGGTGAATTATCTGCAGACCAAGAACGCTTGATTCATATCACGATCAATGGGATTGCGACTGGATTGCGAAATTCTGGTTAA
- a CDS encoding RNA polymerase sigma factor, protein MEIAREISYYLQKSGATQADSEDIAQDVLVRILEADLVLPFEKLRAWLYRTAIHAYIDKYRRDRQYHDILQREFFHKDKLLKYDTKDYAELYQAVAELPAKFQLVIDCYYFQDMTVKETAQILGKSQSWVKINLYRSRKQLASLLQEKGYEYEDI, encoded by the coding sequence ATGGAGATTGCTCGGGAAATTTCTTATTATTTGCAAAAGTCTGGCGCCACTCAGGCAGATAGTGAGGATATTGCTCAAGATGTGCTAGTGCGCATTCTCGAAGCGGATTTGGTTCTTCCCTTTGAGAAATTAAGGGCCTGGCTCTATCGAACTGCTATTCATGCCTACATTGATAAATATAGGCGAGATAGGCAGTATCATGATATTCTCCAACGTGAGTTTTTTCATAAAGATAAATTGCTCAAATACGATACGAAAGATTATGCAGAACTCTACCAAGCTGTGGCAGAATTGCCTGCGAAGTTTCAACTGGTGATTGATTGTTATTATTTTCAGGATATGACAGTCAAGGAAACAGCTCAAATTTTGGGCAAGAGTCAAAGCTGGGTCAAGATTAATCTGTATCGTAGTCGTAAACAATTAGCCAGCTTGCTACAAGAGAAAGGATACGAATATGAAGACATTTGA
- a CDS encoding anti sigma factor C-terminal domain-containing protein, which translates to MKTFEIATKKSKRKTLLKTVGFSTVGTLTFLVGGYLLLNKITSENAWKMERFYEMKSSISYPNIQAIDWSFDASSQFSGTFRANQVKDIAGISVPFEPYTGNYSLSPRVVGGRQDMNLYQTKDGKASYTHGHSYKSPMFFNREYDYRKNKEYGSNLTQDIALLPQMTGKAVEVAVTFDKPYTFEEIASMIPETLKINWYWIGTSSSYNTGDLDVDDQIGFTPNLEQTQTKEELEREQQDFSKKNEKASTEEGEKRYQEHLKRLAEQDVVKRFENSYTTFYDNLQKVVAEDWQSTRTASDGSRFDLKADIESYLKNNPDGRKAKFAGLILTGKAEDFAPLEKANWIFGSNIGQSIALEPYHQLDTRHDPTLPQK; encoded by the coding sequence ATGAAGACATTTGAAATCGCAACGAAAAAAAGCAAGAGGAAAACGCTCCTAAAAACCGTCGGGTTTTCCACGGTGGGAACCCTAACTTTCCTCGTCGGAGGATATCTGCTTCTCAATAAAATAACCTCAGAGAATGCTTGGAAGATGGAACGATTCTATGAGATGAAATCAAGCATTAGTTACCCCAATATTCAAGCCATCGATTGGTCCTTTGATGCGAGTTCCCAATTCAGTGGGACATTTCGAGCTAATCAGGTCAAGGACATAGCTGGGATTTCGGTTCCCTTTGAGCCGTATACTGGAAATTATAGTCTTAGCCCAAGAGTAGTTGGCGGACGGCAGGACATGAATCTCTATCAGACCAAAGATGGCAAGGCTAGTTATACCCATGGGCACAGTTATAAATCTCCGATGTTCTTCAATCGGGAGTATGATTATCGTAAAAACAAGGAATACGGTTCGAACTTAACTCAAGATATTGCTCTTTTGCCTCAAATGACAGGAAAGGCAGTTGAAGTTGCCGTAACCTTTGACAAACCCTATACCTTTGAAGAAATCGCCTCGATGATTCCTGAAACTCTAAAAATCAACTGGTACTGGATTGGCACTAGCAGTTCCTACAATACAGGGGATTTAGATGTGGACGATCAAATCGGTTTTACACCGAATTTGGAACAAACCCAGACAAAAGAGGAGTTAGAAAGAGAACAACAGGACTTTTCCAAGAAAAATGAAAAAGCTTCTACTGAGGAAGGAGAAAAACGATACCAAGAACATCTGAAACGCTTGGCAGAACAAGATGTAGTGAAACGTTTTGAAAATAGTTATACCACTTTTTACGACAATCTCCAAAAGGTGGTAGCAGAAGACTGGCAAAGCACCCGAACTGCATCCGATGGTTCACGGTTTGATTTGAAAGCTGATATTGAAAGCTATCTAAAAAACAATCCAGATGGGAGAAAAGCGAAATTTGCAGGTCTAATCCTGACTGGCAAAGCAGAAGATTTTGCCCCTCTTGAAAAGGCGAACTGGATTTTTGGTTCAAATATTGGACAAAGCATCGCTTTAGAACCTTACCATCAATTGGATACACGACATGACCCAACACTTCCTCAAAAATAG
- a CDS encoding RNA polymerase sigma factor, translating to MKSGVKKEQAEDVVQDIFVKMLEMPVAIPGEKIRAFMYRSAIRRYIDKYRRDKRYMEILQQEFFHSQPLSPFECDQYDFLLEEVEKLSPEDRLLLDLFYVQGFSILEIAELLAYSLSKVKVKLHRSRQKLKKSLKQKGYEHGNI from the coding sequence ATGAAATCAGGCGTAAAAAAAGAGCAAGCAGAAGATGTCGTTCAGGATATCTTTGTCAAAATGCTGGAAATGCCTGTTGCCATCCCTGGTGAGAAGATACGGGCTTTCATGTATCGGTCTGCTATTCGCCGCTATATCGACAAGTACCGCAGGGACAAGCGTTATATGGAAATTTTACAACAGGAATTTTTTCATTCGCAACCGCTCTCTCCCTTTGAGTGTGATCAGTACGATTTTTTGCTGGAAGAAGTAGAGAAGCTCTCGCCAGAAGATAGACTGCTCCTTGATCTCTTTTATGTTCAAGGTTTTTCAATTCTTGAAATAGCAGAGCTTCTTGCTTATTCCCTCAGTAAAGTCAAAGTAAAGCTGCACCGCAGTCGACAAAAGTTAAAGAAATCTCTCAAACAGAAAGGATATGAACATGGAAACATTTGA
- a CDS encoding anti sigma factor C-terminal domain-containing protein — protein METFEILAKKARKRTGRRMLFTTLSVLFACFIIYAGLMFVSGKLLNRNFQKLIVYYDQRMTIAYPNIYMKSNSRPNGRFSAAYHIERIKDIDGVEIPYPPLRATASLFDTHLDHTGDGTIYQAFRDPVTNRFYSNQSKDRNPAFFNVQADWNKKHSGKPSQELELTREMEGQLVEVALTFDQPYSYQELQEMLPENLKQNWFWMGTTNKEQDFAFDLTDIYGLSFRYKVLEMNYSQFIEKVKGALKDPRYKTMTTYGGSGETFSNYDDLEFIKEHYPTLEKAKFAGVILTGKAENFAQLEGKDWIFASSIGTSIPNQPYYHLDKE, from the coding sequence ATGGAAACATTTGAAATATTGGCGAAGAAAGCTAGAAAACGGACAGGAAGACGAATGTTATTCACTACTTTGTCTGTTCTTTTTGCCTGTTTCATCATATATGCAGGTCTAATGTTTGTATCAGGAAAATTATTAAATCGAAATTTTCAAAAATTGATTGTCTATTATGATCAACGGATGACCATTGCATATCCAAATATTTATATGAAAAGCAATTCGAGACCCAATGGTCGTTTTTCAGCAGCCTATCATATAGAGAGAATAAAAGATATAGATGGAGTGGAAATTCCCTATCCTCCTTTAAGGGCCACTGCCAGTCTGTTTGATACCCATCTTGACCACACTGGAGATGGGACGATTTATCAAGCCTTTCGTGATCCTGTCACCAATAGATTTTATAGCAACCAAAGTAAAGATAGAAATCCTGCATTTTTCAATGTTCAGGCAGATTGGAATAAAAAACATTCAGGAAAACCCAGTCAAGAGTTAGAATTAACCAGAGAAATGGAAGGGCAGTTAGTAGAAGTTGCTTTGACCTTTGATCAACCCTATTCCTATCAAGAATTACAGGAAATGCTGCCAGAAAATCTCAAGCAGAATTGGTTTTGGATGGGAACAACAAACAAGGAGCAGGATTTTGCTTTTGACTTGACAGATATTTATGGACTTAGTTTTCGTTATAAAGTGCTAGAAATGAATTATAGTCAATTTATAGAGAAAGTCAAAGGCGCATTGAAAGATCCTCGCTATAAAACAATGACAACCTATGGAGGCAGTGGAGAAACGTTTTCAAATTACGATGATTTGGAATTTATAAAAGAACATTACCCTACCTTAGAAAAGGCTAAGTTTGCAGGTGTCATCCTAACAGGCAAGGCAGAGAATTTCGCTCAGTTAGAAGGTAAAGATTGGATTTTTGCTTCCAGTATTGGAACTTCCATTCCAAATCAGCCCTATTATCACTTGGATAAAGAATAA
- the tuf gene encoding elongation factor Tu, translated as MAKEKYDRSKPHVNIGTIGHVDHGKTTLTAAITTVLARRLPSSVNQPKDYASIDAAPEERERGITINTAHVEYETEKRHYAHIDAPGHADYVKNMITGAAQMDGAILVVASTDGPMPQTREHILLSRQVGVKHLIVFMNKVDLVDDEELLELVEMEIRDLLSEYDFPGDDLPVIQGSALKALEGDSAFEDIIMELMNTVDEYIPEPERDTDKPLLLPVEDVFSITGRGTVASGRIDRGTVRVNDEIEIVGIKEETSKAVVTGVEMFRKQLDEGLAGDNVGVLLRGVQRDEIERGQVIAKPGSINPHTKFKGEVYILTKEEGGRHTPFFNNYRPQFYFRTTDVTGSIELPAGTEMVMPGDNVTIDVELIHPIAVEQGTTFSIREGGRTVGSGMVTEIEA; from the coding sequence ATGGCAAAAGAAAAATACGATCGTAGTAAACCACACGTTAACATTGGTACAATTGGACACGTTGACCACGGTAAAACTACTTTGACTGCAGCGATCACAACTGTATTGGCACGTCGCTTGCCTTCATCAGTTAACCAACCAAAAGACTATGCGTCTATCGATGCTGCTCCAGAAGAACGCGAACGCGGAATCACTATCAACACTGCACACGTTGAGTACGAAACTGAAAAACGTCACTATGCGCACATCGACGCTCCAGGACACGCGGACTACGTTAAAAACATGATCACTGGTGCCGCTCAAATGGACGGAGCTATCCTTGTAGTAGCTTCAACTGACGGACCAATGCCACAAACTCGTGAGCACATCCTTCTTTCACGTCAGGTTGGTGTTAAACACTTGATCGTCTTCATGAACAAAGTTGACTTGGTTGACGACGAAGAATTGCTTGAGTTGGTTGAAATGGAAATCCGTGACCTTCTTTCAGAATACGATTTCCCAGGTGATGACCTTCCAGTTATCCAAGGTTCAGCTCTTAAAGCTCTTGAAGGTGACTCAGCATTTGAAGATATCATCATGGAATTGATGAACACTGTTGATGAGTACATTCCAGAACCAGAACGCGATACTGACAAACCATTGCTTCTTCCAGTCGAGGACGTATTCTCAATCACTGGACGTGGTACAGTTGCTTCAGGACGTATCGACCGTGGTACTGTTCGTGTCAACGACGAAATCGAAATCGTTGGTATCAAAGAAGAAACTTCTAAAGCAGTTGTTACTGGTGTTGAAATGTTCCGTAAACAATTGGACGAAGGTCTTGCAGGAGATAACGTTGGGGTTCTTCTTCGTGGTGTACAACGTGACGAAATCGAACGTGGACAAGTTATCGCTAAACCAGGATCAATCAACCCACACACTAAATTCAAAGGTGAAGTTTACATCCTTACTAAAGAAGAAGGTGGACGTCATACTCCATTCTTCAACAACTACCGTCCACAATTCTACTTCCGTACAACTGACGTAACAGGTTCAATCGAACTTCCTGCAGGTACTGAAATGGTAATGCCTGGTGATAACGTGACAATCGACGTTGAGTTGATTCACCCAATCGCCGTAGAACAAGGAACTACATTCTCTATCCGTGAAGGTGGACGTACTGTAGGTTCAGGTATGGTTACAGAAATCGAAGCTTAA
- the tpiA gene encoding triose-phosphate isomerase, translating to MSRKPIIAGNWKMNKTAAEAREFVEAVKLNIPSNELVDTVIGSPALFIEGMKKGVRNTELKVAAQNCYFEDFGAFTGENSPATLAALEVDYVIIGHSERRDYFHETDEDINKKAHAIFKNGMTPIICCGESLETYEAGKAEEFVGAQVSAALKDLTADQVASLVLAYEPIWAIGTGKSATQDDAQKMCKAVRDVVAADFGQEVADKVRVQYGGSVKPENIAEYMACPDVDGALVGGASLEADSFLALLDFVK from the coding sequence ATGTCACGGAAACCAATTATTGCAGGAAACTGGAAAATGAACAAAACAGCAGCAGAAGCGCGCGAGTTTGTGGAGGCAGTTAAATTAAACATTCCTTCAAATGAACTTGTGGATACTGTTATCGGTTCACCAGCTCTTTTCATCGAAGGCATGAAAAAAGGTGTTCGCAATACTGAATTGAAAGTAGCAGCACAAAACTGTTATTTTGAAGATTTTGGAGCTTTTACAGGAGAAAACAGCCCTGCGACACTTGCAGCACTTGAAGTGGATTATGTGATTATCGGTCACTCAGAACGCCGTGATTACTTCCATGAAACAGATGAAGACATCAACAAAAAAGCACATGCGATTTTCAAAAACGGCATGACCCCAATCATCTGTTGTGGCGAGTCTCTTGAGACTTATGAAGCTGGTAAAGCTGAAGAGTTTGTTGGTGCACAAGTATCTGCAGCTCTGAAAGATTTGACAGCTGATCAAGTTGCTTCATTGGTGCTTGCCTATGAGCCAATCTGGGCAATCGGTACTGGTAAATCAGCAACTCAAGACGATGCTCAAAAAATGTGTAAAGCCGTTCGTGATGTCGTTGCAGCAGACTTTGGTCAAGAAGTAGCGGACAAAGTGCGTGTTCAATATGGTGGTTCTGTCAAACCAGAAAACATTGCAGAATATATGGCTTGTCCTGATGTGGACGGTGCACTTGTAGGTGGAGCTTCACTTGAAGCAGATAGCTTCCTTGCATTACTTGATTTTGTGAAATAG
- a CDS encoding GBS Bsp-like repeat-containing protein: protein MKTKGMIYLASTAILLAASGQALADEVVPNAASRDQVIDLGPEISNQPSSSRAVVATNPTAISANVTRVTPKSTVTPVTTTVDKSSTVGSASATTINSVAPAVSRQTQPVERASTFVDVSSHNDYISKDDYQELGRQGVGGVVVKLTEGTTYKNPYATSQVRNAQAAGLQVSVYAFSHYTNETEARREAQYFANQAKSLNLPLNTVMVNDIEDPKMRSNINAATQAWANEMRRLGFSNLMYYTSASWLDRNNLGIKGPVQTSRFGIENFWVAQYPRPKLSAEEANRMRYHNNAGAWQFTSQAQLLAGKHVFDQSVDYTGRFTSRSSTSVRPLSGNISIQNHTGSAFDIVVTNVSAPAGVREVKIPVWPAGKGDSLVWYSATPQGNGSYKVHVDPSRHNNHTGKYYIDLYYVQQNNQRIYAGGTTTNVQKSTPATTPSGKLAISVTNQNTQTGHFDVVVTNVSSGVREVKIPVWPAGKGDSLVWYSATPQGNGSYKVHVDPSRHNNHTGKYYIDLYYVQQNNQRIYAGGTITNVQKSTPATTPSGKLAISVTNQNTQTGHFDVVVTNVSSGVREVKIPVWPAGKGDSLVWYSATPQGNGSYKVHVDPSRHNNHTGKYYIDLYYVQQNNQRIYAGGTTTNVQKSTPATTPSGKLAISVTNQNTQTGHFDVVVTNVSSGVREVKIPVWPAGKGDSLVWYSATPQGNGSYKVHVDPSRHNNHTGKYYIDLYYVQQNNQRIYAGGTTTNVQNDGKLVGVGGTKTAVSLNQAPASKPQRTATSTDAKSRVIEAAASMVGVRHGSAQHRALVDDYNSVKPLPVGYSVKYSDDWCDVFVTTVFQRQGLSHLIGRECGVERHIQIFKRLGIWNEDGRITPKAGDLITFNWDQNHQQNDGFADHIGIVEKVENGFIHTIEGNSGDAQVVARRTYRIGDGNIRGFASPRY from the coding sequence ATGAAAACCAAAGGAATGATTTATCTAGCAAGCACTGCTATTTTACTTGCAGCCAGTGGACAAGCATTAGCAGATGAAGTTGTGCCTAATGCCGCCTCGAGAGATCAAGTGATCGATTTAGGACCTGAAATTTCAAATCAGCCATCAAGTTCTAGAGCAGTAGTGGCAACAAATCCAACTGCGATTTCTGCGAATGTAACCAGAGTGACTCCTAAGTCAACGGTTACACCTGTCACAACAACTGTTGACAAAAGTTCGACTGTTGGGTCTGCTTCTGCAACAACTATTAATTCAGTTGCTCCCGCTGTGTCAAGACAAACTCAGCCAGTAGAAAGAGCCTCTACTTTTGTTGATGTAAGTAGTCATAATGATTATATTAGCAAAGATGACTATCAGGAACTGGGACGTCAAGGCGTTGGTGGAGTCGTTGTTAAGCTAACGGAAGGAACAACTTATAAAAATCCTTATGCAACATCACAAGTAAGAAATGCACAAGCTGCAGGTTTACAAGTATCAGTCTATGCTTTTTCTCATTATACGAACGAGACAGAAGCTCGTAGAGAGGCCCAATATTTTGCAAATCAAGCAAAAAGTTTAAATCTTCCTTTAAATACCGTTATGGTCAATGATATAGAAGATCCGAAAATGAGATCAAATATCAATGCTGCCACTCAAGCCTGGGCAAATGAGATGAGAAGACTTGGTTTTTCAAATCTTATGTATTATACGAGTGCAAGCTGGCTTGATCGTAATAATCTGGGGATAAAAGGCCCTGTTCAAACGTCTCGTTTTGGGATAGAAAACTTCTGGGTAGCACAATATCCACGACCTAAGTTGTCGGCAGAAGAGGCTAATAGAATGCGTTATCACAATAATGCTGGAGCTTGGCAATTTACTTCTCAGGCCCAATTATTAGCAGGCAAGCACGTATTTGATCAAAGCGTGGATTATACTGGTCGATTTACCTCTCGTTCATCTACATCAGTTCGACCTCTGAGTGGAAATATTTCTATTCAAAATCACACAGGTTCTGCTTTTGACATAGTTGTAACGAATGTTTCAGCTCCAGCAGGAGTTCGAGAAGTTAAGATTCCTGTATGGCCAGCGGGTAAGGGAGATTCCTTAGTATGGTATAGTGCGACGCCTCAAGGGAATGGTAGTTATAAAGTTCATGTAGATCCAAGTCGACATAACAATCATACAGGAAAATACTACATTGACTTGTATTATGTTCAACAAAATAATCAACGAATTTACGCAGGTGGAACGACAACAAACGTTCAAAAATCGACTCCAGCGACAACTCCGTCTGGTAAATTGGCAATTTCAGTTACAAACCAAAATACCCAAACAGGGCATTTTGATGTTGTTGTCACAAATGTATCCTCTGGAGTTCGAGAAGTTAAGATTCCTGTATGGCCAGCGGGTAAGGGAGATTCCTTAGTATGGTATAGTGCGACGCCTCAAGGGAATGGTAGTTATAAAGTTCATGTAGATCCAAGTCGACATAACAATCATACAGGAAAATACTACATTGACTTGTATTATGTTCAACAAAATAATCAACGAATTTACGCAGGTGGAACGATAACAAACGTTCAAAAATCGACTCCAGCGACAACTCCATCTGGTAAATTGGCAATTTCAGTTACAAACCAAAATACCCAAACAGGGCATTTTGATGTTGTTGTCACAAATGTATCCTCTGGAGTTCGAGAAGTTAAGATTCCTGTATGGCCAGCGGGTAAGGGAGATTCCTTAGTATGGTATAGTGCGACGCCTCAAGGGAATGGTAGTTATAAAGTTCATGTAGATCCAAGTCGACATAACAATCATACAGGAAAATACTACATTGACTTGTATTATGTTCAACAAAATAATCAACGAATTTACGCAGGTGGAACGACAACAAACGTTCAAAAATCGACTCCAGCGACAACTCCGTCTGGTAAATTGGCAATTTCAGTTACAAACCAAAATACTCAAACAGGGCATTTTGATGTTGTTGTCACAAATGTGTCCTCTGGAGTTCGAGAAGTTAAGATTCCTGTATGGCCAGCAGGTAAGGGAGATTCCTTAGTATGGTATAGTGCGACACCTCAAGGGAATGGTAGTTATAAAGTTCATGTAGATCCAAGTAGACATAACAATCATACAGGAAAATACTACATTGACTTGTATTATGTTCAACAAAATAATCAACGAATTTACGCAGGTGGAACGACAACAAATGTTCAAAACGATGGTAAATTAGTAGGGGTAGGCGGCACTAAAACAGCTGTGAGCTTGAACCAAGCACCGGCAAGTAAGCCCCAAAGAACAGCAACTTCAACAGATGCCAAATCACGGGTGATTGAGGCGGCAGCTTCTATGGTTGGAGTTCGCCATGGCAGTGCTCAACATCGAGCTTTAGTTGATGATTATAATAGTGTTAAACCATTGCCTGTTGGTTATTCAGTCAAGTATTCAGATGATTGGTGTGATGTTTTTGTAACAACAGTTTTCCAACGTCAAGGACTTAGTCATTTGATTGGTCGTGAATGTGGTGTGGAACGTCACATCCAAATCTTTAAGCGTTTGGGTATTTGGAATGAAGATGGCCGAATTACACCTAAAGCAGGTGACCTCATAACCTTTAACTGGGATCAAAACCATCAACAAAATGATGGATTTGCGGATCACATTGGAATTGTTGAAAAAGTGGAAAACGGCTTTATTCATACTATTGAAGGAAATAGTGGAGATGCTCAAGTTGTGGCACGTAGAACTTATCGCATTGGAGATGGAAATATCCGAGGCTTTGCTAGTCCACGCTATTAA